The Cyclobacterium amurskyense genome contains the following window.
TTCTGTCAAAAAAGATAGAACGGGTTTGTTCCTTGGCCTTGTCACCATTTATTCCCTTTTCTGCATTGAAAATAAACTTTTCGTAATTTTCTCTTAGCTGTCTAAATAAATTTAAGTCCATATTCTAATTGGATTAAGGTAAAAATAACTTTACCAAATTTAACCAATCTTCTAATTAAAAGCTTAAATTCCTTAAAAAATCATTTTAGTCTTAAAATTAGCACCTATATATTCACAAAACAACCAAAGCCCCCTCTTACTGGACCTAATAAATTGATAATGAATACAAAAGAACAATCAAGTTTACAATCGACTGATTCAAAACGGATAAAAGAGCATTGTTGGAAGCGGTATTTAGTCAGTTTGACAAGAGGATTTAACACATGATTTTAATCATAATTAAATGAGCTAGAAACGTATCTTTCATTTTGCATTTAACGCCAAGTAAGCAGTTACTACGAATTCAATTGAATATCCATAAATGAACACAAAAAATAGTTCTTCTCGGAGGACAAAGTATGCTAGTAAGTTTTTATACAAAAATCGGTATTGGTGAATCCTTGGCGAGCTATATCATTTTATGAACCAATAACCTAGCAAGGTTAACTACCACTGAAAGCAAATCGAATAATGGTCCACTATTTTAATTAACAAACCGAAAGAATTGATTAATTATTATTACTTTAACCTGAAATAGGCAATCGAAAAGCTTAGGCTTTCCTTTGCAATTAAACTTTATTCAAGATAACCTACTAAATTATGACAATAGCCATAGTGGCAATTGGCATTTTGCTTGCCTTCACGCTTTTAACCTACAATAAGCTCATTCGCCTACGTAACAATGCCAGCGAAGGATGGAGCGGAATAGACGTTCAGCTAAAGCGACGAACAGACCTTGTTCCCAATCTGGTCACTACCGTGAAGGGATATGCCAAACACGAAGAACAGCTTCTAGAGGAAATAACTGCGCTTAGAAATCAAGTTATACCGAAACAATCGGTGTCCGAAACATCAAAATCAGCTGCTGATCTAGGGAAATCATTAAAAAAAATAATGGTTGTGGCCGAAGCTTACCCAGAACTAAAAGCAGATAAAAACTTCCTAAAACTACAACAGCAACTCTCTGAAATTGAAGATTATCTTCAAAAATCCAGAAGATATTACAATGGAACAGTTAGAGAATTCAACATTAAAGTTGAATCTATACCTTCCAATATTATTGCCAATATCTTTGGCTTTACAAAACTTGAGTTTTTCACACTTTCTGATTCAAATGATCGGACTCTACCTGAATTAAATTTTGAATAAGATGCATCGGTATTATTTAGTCTTTATAATGATACTGCTATCCGGCAGCTTTAGTCTTCTGGCACAAGATCAGGAGGAGATCCTCAAATACCATAGTGAGATCAATGTTCAACCTGATGGTTACTTAAATGTTACTGAAGACATCACTGTCAGAAGCAATGGTTACGATATAAAAAGAGGGATATTCAGAAGCTTCCCCGTCAGATACAGAGACCGGTACAACAACCAAGTAAGCGTAGGCCTGAAAGTACTCTCGGTAAAAAAAGATGGCAATGATGAACCTTATAAAGTAATACGGCAGGGAGATTATGAAGTTATCAGAATTGGTGATGAAAACACCTTACTAGCCCCTGGTATTTATTCCTATTCAATTTCTTACAAAACTGATCGTCAAATTGGTTTTTTCAAGGAATTTGACGAGTTGTATTGGAATGCGATTGGTCCAGAGTGGGACTTTACTATACTTGAAGCAAGTGCTCGGATCAACCTTCCTTCTGGTGGAATTATAGGGCAGTATGCTGCTTATTCAGGAAAATCGGGGACATCTTCTTGCTCCTGTACATTAGACAAAGAAGCTGAAAATTCCCTTTACGTTAAAACAAATGAACCCCTTTTAGCCAAAGAAGCACTAACTCTTGCCGTATCCTGGCAAAAAGGGCTCATCCCTGCACCTAGCCAAGCAGAGAAAACCAATGCCTTCTTTAGAGACAATGCAGGGATTTTCATACTTGCCATAGGCCTCCTCCTTGTATTGACTTATTATTTTTATTCCTGGAACAAAGTGGGCCGCGACCCACATAAGGGAGGCATTTACCCTATGTTTGATCCTCCAGAAGGATTAGATGCCGCTTCCATGAGGTACTTGTATAAAATGAATTTCGACAGCCAAACTTACCTTGCAGGAATTGTAGAATTGGCCACTAAAGGATGGGTAAAAATCATAGAAGAAAAAAAGAAAAAATTCACCCTCGAAAAAATACAAACAAAAGAAGGCAATTTAAACCCTGGTTATAAAAAAATAATGAATTCACTTTTCCCCTTGGGTGAAGAAAGAATAAGCCTTGAGCAAAAAGAACACAAGAAAATCGGAGGGGCAATGCGTGCTCTGCAAAAGGATTTATACAGCAGACTTCATGGCTCGCACTTCAAGAACAATTACACCTGGGTAGTTCCAGGTTTCATCCTTTCTATACTAATCTTGGCGCTTGCTATTAAATACACCATTCCTTTATTATTAGAAGCAGAAAAAACACTGCTCATCTTTGGCTTGGTGTATTGTGTCTTACTTCTGATTTTCTTAGGGAAAATCTTCATGACCTATATGGAATACATGGACAAAGGGCATGTAAAAAGAAGCACAGTAATTATTGAAAGCCTTATTCTAGCGATACTTATTGGCGTTCCTGTTTTCCTAATTATTCAATTCAATATTAAGCCAGCGTTTGGCTTTCTTTTCCTTTTTCTACTAATAGGGCTGACCAATGTTGTATTTATCAGTTTGATGAAAGCGCCTACAGTAAAAGGAAGAAAACTAATGGATAAAATTGAAGGTTTCAGAATGTACCTCAATGCAGCAGAAAAACCCTTGTTGGAGACCTATAACCCTCCCGGTGTCACTCCTGAGGTTTTTGAAAAATTCCTACCTTATGCCATCGCACTTGAAGTTGGAGAAGCCTGGGGCAAAGCCTTTGAAAAAAGCCTGACTGAATTAGGGGAGGAGTATCAAAACAGGTCTTCCTACCGTCCTATCTGGTATACTGGATCAGCATTTACTGCCGGATCCTTAGCCGCATTTTCCAGTGACCTTAGCAGTACCTTTGGATCAGCTATTGCCAATTCTTCCAGCCCTCCAGGTAGTTCTTCAGGCAGTGGAGGAGGAGGAAGCGCCGGCGGTGGTGGCGGCGGCGGCGGCGGCGGTGGCTGGTAATTCGCTTTACAGGTACACCACATTTCTCTAGTCTGGAAATACACTGCCAAATTATAGACAGATTTATTGTAAATTTACTGCCCGGAAAAATACCTGTACAATTCAGCTATTGATAAATTAGCTTATAAGCCAATAATTCATGATATCTCTTCCTTCAAAAAAAAGACTGGCTCATATTGTTTATGAATCGGATGATCGTGCCTCCAAAGCTTTTGATCTGGTTTTATTGGTTTTAATCTTATTGAGTGTTGTAATCGTCATACTGGACTCCGTTCAAGACATTCGTGAAAATTACGGGAGTATCTTGTATTGGCTGGAATGGGCTTTTACGATTATTTTCACCATAGAATATTTCCTTAGGATCTGGCTGGGAAACAATAAAACCGGCTATGTTTTCAGTTTTTATGGAATCGTAGATTTACTGGCCATACTCCCTACCTATCTAAGTCTATTCTTATTGCAAACTCAATACCTGACAGTCATAAGAGCCCTGCGTTTTTTAAGGATATTAAGGATACTCAAATTACCCGAATACATTAAGGAAGCTTCTCGTTTAACAGAAGCACTGAAACACAGCAAGGCGAAAATACAGATTTTCGTAGGATCGGTTTTGACCATTGTTTTGGTAATGGGATCTGTAATGTACATTATCGAAGGTCCGGAAAGTGGCTTTACCTCTATCCCAAGATCCATGTATTGGGCCATAGTTACACTTACTACTGTTGGCTACGGTGACATTGCACCCACTACTGATCTTGGCCAATTTATGGCTTCAATTATTATGTTGATTGGTTATGCGATTATAGCAGTTCCAACAGGAATTGTCACTTCTGAATTGGTTTCTGCGAGGAATGCGGAAGAAATAAAAGCCCACCCAAACATTAAAACATGTAAAGCCTGCAATTTACAGAGTCACAGTTTGGATGCTGTGTTTTGCAGACGCTGTGGCACCCGCCTTAGTCCTAAGCAGGAATAAAGGGTTTATGCACTTTGCTCTAGGCAATAGAAGTAAACCATTGCAACTTCTTCCGAGAACCATACATTCTATTCACCCTTTTTGAATAGAAAAGCCCAAAAAGCAAAAAAGCTATGAAATAAAATTTCATAGCTTTAGTCAATTAACAA
Protein-coding sequences here:
- a CDS encoding DUF2207 domain-containing protein, with amino-acid sequence MILLSGSFSLLAQDQEEILKYHSEINVQPDGYLNVTEDITVRSNGYDIKRGIFRSFPVRYRDRYNNQVSVGLKVLSVKKDGNDEPYKVIRQGDYEVIRIGDENTLLAPGIYSYSISYKTDRQIGFFKEFDELYWNAIGPEWDFTILEASARINLPSGGIIGQYAAYSGKSGTSSCSCTLDKEAENSLYVKTNEPLLAKEALTLAVSWQKGLIPAPSQAEKTNAFFRDNAGIFILAIGLLLVLTYYFYSWNKVGRDPHKGGIYPMFDPPEGLDAASMRYLYKMNFDSQTYLAGIVELATKGWVKIIEEKKKKFTLEKIQTKEGNLNPGYKKIMNSLFPLGEERISLEQKEHKKIGGAMRALQKDLYSRLHGSHFKNNYTWVVPGFILSILILALAIKYTIPLLLEAEKTLLIFGLVYCVLLLIFLGKIFMTYMEYMDKGHVKRSTVIIESLILAILIGVPVFLIIQFNIKPAFGFLFLFLLIGLTNVVFISLMKAPTVKGRKLMDKIEGFRMYLNAAEKPLLETYNPPGVTPEVFEKFLPYAIALEVGEAWGKAFEKSLTELGEEYQNRSSYRPIWYTGSAFTAGSLAAFSSDLSSTFGSAIANSSSPPGSSSGSGGGGSAGGGGGGGGGGGW
- a CDS encoding LemA family protein, translating into MTIAIVAIGILLAFTLLTYNKLIRLRNNASEGWSGIDVQLKRRTDLVPNLVTTVKGYAKHEEQLLEEITALRNQVIPKQSVSETSKSAADLGKSLKKIMVVAEAYPELKADKNFLKLQQQLSEIEDYLQKSRRYYNGTVREFNIKVESIPSNIIANIFGFTKLEFFTLSDSNDRTLPELNFE
- a CDS encoding ion transporter; the protein is MISLPSKKRLAHIVYESDDRASKAFDLVLLVLILLSVVIVILDSVQDIRENYGSILYWLEWAFTIIFTIEYFLRIWLGNNKTGYVFSFYGIVDLLAILPTYLSLFLLQTQYLTVIRALRFLRILRILKLPEYIKEASRLTEALKHSKAKIQIFVGSVLTIVLVMGSVMYIIEGPESGFTSIPRSMYWAIVTLTTVGYGDIAPTTDLGQFMASIIMLIGYAIIAVPTGIVTSELVSARNAEEIKAHPNIKTCKACNLQSHSLDAVFCRRCGTRLSPKQE